The DNA window CTGTTATCGAACAGCTCCGATGCGTTTGTTCAGGCCGAAACTGGTTCCGGCAAAACGTTTTCGTATCTGCTGCCCATTATCCACCGCGTACTGCTTCTCAGCGCTGGCGGTGATAAGCAAATACACCGAAACTCTGGCATCTTCGCCATCATTGTCTCCCCCACTCGCGAACTGGCCAAGCAGGTACATACCGTTCTCGAGCAGCTAATACGGCCGTTTCCCTGGCTAGTGTCGACAGCAATCACCGGCGGGGAGTCCAAAAAAGCCGAAAAGGCGAGGATACGAAAGGGTGTCAACTTCCTGGTCGCCACCCCCGGTCGACTAGCAGACCATATTGATAATACCAAGGCTCTCAGCCTAGGCACGGTCCGGTGGCTTATTCTGGACGAAGGCGACCGCCTCATGGACCTGGGTTTCGAGGACGATTTGAAAAAGGCCATCGAGTCGCTGCGGGTGATCCCGATTGTAACCCAAACCGACAAAGGAACCCCGCTCGATACCCTACCCGACAGACGCGTGACCGTTCTCTGCTCTGCGACCATGAAGATGAACGTGCAGAAGCTTGGCGAGATGAGTCTCGCAGACGCCACCTTCCTAACCGCCGAgaagggcgacgatgacccAACGGCCGAGAACGCGGTTCAcaaggcgccggcgcagctgcACCAGACTTATATCGTGGTGCCTTCCAAGCTCCGCCTTGTGACCCTTGTCTCGTACCTCAAGTCTGTCTTctcgcgccgaggccgcacAATGAAGGCCATCATCTTCATGTCTTGCGCCGACTCGGTAGATTTCCACTACGAGCTTTTGAGGAAACCAGATGAGTCAGACGCGCCCCAGTCAGCTTCGAgagacgccgagctcgttTCGAAGACAGTCTCCAAGGCGGCCTACTTTACATCTGCGGCTAGCCCTGAAGTGGTTCTTCACCGGATGCATGGATCGCTCAGCCAACCAGTCCGCACGGCCACCCTGAGGTCATTTTCAGCTTGCAAAACCCCATCGCTGCTGATCACTACCGATGTCTCGTCACGAGGCTTGGACATCCCGTCGGTCGATCTAGTCATTGAATACGATCCAGCCTTTAGCTTCGCGGACCACATCCATCGAGTCGGTCGGACGGCCCGAGCTGGTCGAtccggcgacgccgctctATTCTTACTGCCaggcgcggaggagggctACATTGAACTGCTCAAGTCGTCGACACCACCGTCGTCCCAACCTTATGAGGCGATTCTAAAAAAGGGCCTTATGGCAAAGCTGGAGTTCCCTGTCGAGACATCGGCAAAGCCGGAAGACGCGCACTCGTACCACGACAAGGCCGAAACGCTACAGCTCCATCTAGAACAGCGTCTGCTCAACGACGCAAAGCGGCTAGAGCTAGCTCGCAACGGCTTCAAGTCACACATCAGGGCTTACGCGACGCacgtcaaggacgagcgAGTTCATTTTGACATTACACAGCTGCACTTGGGCCATGTGGCGAAAAGCTTCGGTCTGCGCGAGGCGCCAGGTGGTATTGGGGCTGGTATAGAacgcaaggccaagaagaaggggtCTAGGGATGCGCCCAAGTCGGATCGCGGACAGGAGCAGCAACCTGCGGGCGATGTCATCAAGCGCAAGAGCATGATGTTGATGCGCGCAGCCGCTGACGAATTTAACATAGGCTAGAAGCGTTGGGGTGCATGGGGGTCATTCCTACTTAGATGGCATTTGCGGGCATATAGTAACGTTAGAAAGCGCTTGTTTTCGCTCAAAATCCTGCTTTGATATAAAACCTGGCTCATTCTGTTGCCCGATCAGGTTTGGGTGGCCCCCCGTGACGAATCAGCGGGCATGGCATTGTGTTTCGTGGGCTCGTGGCCTTGGATTGCCTTGGTGTCGTGGGCATCGCCACATTATGTGGAGCAAAATCGAGATTCATGGCAGGCGGCCCTGGATGATGTGCATTGGCGCAACGTGCCTCAACTTTGACGTCATCCGACAGCCGCACCTCGAAGCAGATCATTACGTTTCACGTGTAAGCTGTCAGTCGTACGtgcctggcaagcctggctTGTTGACCGATTTGAGACTCGAATCCGTTGGGGGAGCGGCTTCTGGCGTATATAAGGCGGCGGTTGAGCACTCCCAGCATTGGAAGCAAGCCTCCATCTCAACGACGTCCATATTCCAGAAGCAAGCAGTCAATCAAAGCCTACCATAGCTCAAACGGCGCGGCTATCACAAGCTTCTTCAAGTTAAGAGAGACAACTACTACTATAACAACCATGTCCGACGCCACCAAGAAGACCGGCAACACCGTCAACTCCCTGGGCgaccaggccgccggcggggcgCAGTTCGTCACCAGCACGCTGGGCAacaccctcggcggcgtgacGGGCACGCTGGGCAACGtcacgggcgaggcgaccAGGGGCGTCGGCAACACCGTCACgagcgcgacgggcgagacgggccggcccgtcggcgacgcgctgggcAACCTGGGCACGGGCGTCCAGGGCGGGCTCAACAGCGTGGGGAAGGGCGTCGAGAACGCGGGACAGTGGAAGAAGCAGTAGATTTCCCTCTATTTTCTCCGCGGCGTTTGATGTTTTGACCcggggcgaggggagggcggccgGGATTGGGCAGCATGTACGATATGTATCCGTGAGGAGTCCCCTGATGACAGTCAACAATGGTAATGGAACATTGCGCAACGCAACAGTTTAACTTGATACTTTCACACGTGCCCGTAGTACTCGTAATCGTCTGCATTCTGTACACACCGTGTTCTAACGCCGAACCCTAAGCTGCGCATCAACCCCTTTGAAGCCACCCTCCGCCAACCGAGCGCAATGAATGCATCTATACGAAGACTCTGACTGCTATTCTTGACACAGGAAGTGCAACACAGGAAGTGCACATCCAAGTGCATACACGACCCCACGGACTCGCGTCACCGTCCAAGTCCGCCACATCGGATGCCGAGCCGTGATGGCGAGAGCATCGTTAGTCACGCGACTGGTTCGTCATGGCGACCgcgccgggctcgggcgcCATGTCCGCATGGTCTGACTagacctgctcggcgccccagcctgcgacgtcggcctcgcgcatGTTGCTCGGAGGCTCAATTGAGGGGATGAACTCGAGGACAACGtagccgatgccgacgatgccgacaaTACCACCAGCAATCTTCTGTAGGACGTGGGTTCCGAGGATAAGGCAGCCGAGGAAGATGTAGACTAGTGTGGGCTTTTGGTTAGACGAGGGTCCAATGGCACAACGGGCTCAAGTCGGATACGCACAGATGCCTCGGCcgaggaaggagaagagaAACGAGGCGTATCGCGAGATCTGAGGCGGAATCTGGAACTCTGCTACGGGTCAGCAACTGACAGCCCACCTCGATCGAGGTGCAATGGTAACCTACCCAGAAGAGCAATCGAGAGACCAAAGACAATCATGTAcgcgcccacgacgatgccctGGCTGCAGTCATGCGTTAGCAGGCTCTGGTGTCCTCCGCACGCGCTCGCATGGCCCCCTCAATCCGCTACCTGTGGCACCGCGGGCGACAGTTCGGCGCATTCGAAAAGGGGGGGCTGGCttggagacgacgacgtacaGCGAAAAGGCAAAGATGGAGCCAATACCACCCatgacggtgatggcgccAACGGCCAAGTTAACGATGCGGCTGCagacggggaggggcgcaAAGTCAGCTCAACGTGGCCCCTGACGATGTGAGTAGCGGCGCCGCAACAACGTACAAGATGTCGGAGAgctccatgatggcggcggcagtcgcgAGGCGACTCGGCAGGAGGGATGCGGGTTATGGCTGCGACAAAGAATGTGCGACGAGCGGTGCGGCGGGAGGGATCAAGTACGTATGCAGACGaggttgcgcgcgcgcccgcggggGAAAAGGTGCAGGCAGCTGTTTTGAGCTTTCTGTGGGCGaggctgggggaggggggggcggaggatGACAACGGACGGGGGTTGCGTGTCGCGGTTGACGTTGGCTTTGGAAAAGagcccgtcccgtccccaTCGATGGGCACCTGGCAGGGAGGGGACTGACGTAGCGGCGCCAGGGCGCTGGCCAATGCTATCAGCCCGGGAGCAAGCCAAacacggcggccgcagcagcaccaatGCGGGTGCTAGGCGCTGTTCGTGGGTGGTTTAGCGCGTTTGAAAAGGAGCTGTCGTTCACCGCCTGCTGAATGCGGGCGACATTGACGTCCTCGGTCTTCCATCTCGGTTCTGCCGCGCCCAAGCTCTTCGACTCGCTCGACGTCAATTGTCTATCCTGGCTGTCATCAGCTGCATTAGGATACGGGGCGGCGCTCTTTCCGACCAGTCTTCAATTGCCCGTCAAGAACTGcacgctctctctctccctcggTGGGCCAGTGGTGCGGCCCAATCCTCACACCCACCAAGGCCTCAGGGTTCAATGCCTCACTGCGCATGGTGAGAGGCTGAGAGTTCCGGCACATGTGCAAGAGATGCTGCACCGCGTGAGACCATATCATCTGGCACCATGATTGCATTTACGCTCATTCGGTGTGCGCGGCCTGCTGGCAGGTGTCTAGCTGCCGGGAACAGAGCATGTGCGGCGCTGCCGGCCGCTCCCGTGACGGTACGGCTCTACAGCCAAGCCGCCACCCAGGACCACCCCCGCCTCGAGGATATCCGGAACATTGGCATCATTGCACACGTCGACGCAGTAAGCCGCTCTTCAGTTGATACATGGCGTACTATCCAGTGCTCGGCTGACATTCTCAGGGCAAAACCACCACAACAGAGCGAATGCTGTACTACAGCGGTGTCACTCAAAGAGTTGGAGGTGCGCTGAAACAACCGGCCCAAAGATACTCAACTTACTGATGGTCTTAGACGTCGACTCCGGAAATACTGTGACCGACTTCCTCGAACTGGAAAGGGAGCGCGGCATTACCATTCagtccgccgccatcacctTTCACTGGCCACGGGCACAAGATTGTACTCCAGGAGTTCAGCCCAAGACCGTCAATCTGATTGACACCCCTGGCCATCAGGACTTTAGGTTCGAGGTCGACAGGTGCCTCCCCATCCTCGACGGTGCGGTTTGCATCATCGACTCTGTCAaaggcgtcgaggcgcacACTGAACGTGTCTGGGCGTCTGCTCACGAGTTCATGATTCCGCGCATCGCTTACTGCAACAAGCTGGACCGTGAAGGCGCCTCATTCAAAAAGTCTGTCCTGGAAATCGGCACGCGACTCAAGGGCTGGCCGCTCGTCTGCCAGCTGCCGTGGTGGGAGAAGGATGAATTCGTGGGCGTCATCGACGTGGTCAGCCGGGTGGGCTACCGCTGGAAGTCGGAAAGGCAAAAGATCCGATATGCTCCGGATGAGCTATTAGACGCTCTCGCCACGTCAAACCCGACGCTCATCAAGGAACTGAACTTGGCAAGACAGCGGTTAATCGAGGGCCTGGCAgacgtcgacgaagccgtcatGGACGAATTTCTCGCGGAGAACACGGACATGCCGGCACCGTTCCTGAAGCAAGCGATCCGAAGAGCAATTCAAAATGGCGATGGGAGGGTCATCCCTGTGTTCGCAGGATCCAGCTTTAGGCATATCGGCGTTGAGCCCTTGATGGACGCTATTACCGACTATTTGCCAAACCCATCCGAGAGGCCCGATGTCGAAGTGCGGGTTGGTTCCGCAAAGCATCACATGGAGCAGTTGCTCAAAGCAAAGGACAAGAAAGGAGGGCGAGGTAACGTTGCttccgtcgctgccgtcttCAAGGTCTCCAACCACCCCCAGGAGGGTGTCATCAGCTTCGTGCGCGTATATCACGGCACTCTGATGCGCAATGCGGCCACTTTCAACACCAACCTGATGACCCAGGAGCGACCTATGGGCATCCTGCAGATCTCGGCATCCAAGACGCACGATATCCCGGAGCTTGCTGTGGGCCAGATTGGAGCGCTGCGAGGCCTGAAGCATGCACGGACAGGAGACACACTGATCACAACGACAAGCGGCAAGACGGTTGCCGAGGGCTTCCGCCACATGCAGATCCGACCGCCAGAGATCCCCCCGCCTGTCGCGTTCCTGCAAGTCGATCCCTACGGGAATGTTGCCGCGCAACAGCTCCAGACAGCTCTGGAGAATGCGTCTCGGGAGGACCCGAGCTTGCGGTGGGGTCGCAACCCCAAGACAGAGCAGTTCACGATACAAGGCATGGGCAAACTCCACCTGGACGTCTCTTTGTATAACATGCGGCAAAAGCACAAGATTGATGCCGAGTTTGGTCAGATCGAGGTGGACTACAAGGAATGCGTAACAGCTCCCACGCAACCGCACCATGTAGTGTTCGATCGGCCAATTGCTAGCAAGCCCGGCAAGGTAGCCTGCACGGCAACGCTGGAACCCATGGAAGGCCATCACATCAAAGACCTGCTGGAGTGGGGTGTCGAGAGAGACGGCAACATCTTCCAGATCAGCATTCCTGCACCCGAGGGCGAAGACACTCTTCCGTTTGATGTGGAAGAGGCGAGGCACCAGCTTTTGAACGGGGCCATCGCAGGGCTCGCCAGGGGTCCCCGTCGGGCATCTCCAATGAATAATTGTctcgtcaaggtcgagcTTGACATGTCCGAGGGCGCGCTGGAAAGCCCTACGGGTGGTCACTTCAGTAGCGCTGCGAGGGCAGCCGTGCAGGCCGTCCTACGAGATGCGTTCGACAAGCACCAGAttggcgtcctcgagcccATCATGCTCGCGCACATCACCTGTcccgaggcagcagcaggcagcgTGCAGCACGACATTacggccggcgccggtggcCACATACTAGAGGTCATAAATCGGACAGCCGAGTCGCCGTCTGCGTTGGGCGAAGTCGAGCTAGTCGATGCGTCTAGGATTTACGCACCTCCGGACCCCTACGATTCGGTGACGTCGCTACGGGGCAAGAAATCAACGACGCGGATGGTGGAGATCGTGGCCAAGGTGCCGTACAAGGAGATGCTCGACTACGACGACCACTTGCGCAGCAAGACTGCCGGACGGCACTCAATGACGATGTCCTTTGACTCGTTTGCCAGAGTCGTCGGGCACCGAGAAAAGGGGCTTTGAATGCCTCCTGTAGACCAACTTACCCTGTACGCTTTGTAGCGGTACATAATTCGACACCATCCTCCACGCGCTTTGTTCTAGCCCGTGTCATCCCTCTTCTACACGTCTTGTTGGAGTGTGGTTTCTACCACAGATTCTTGGTTGTTTTGAGTGGTGATTCGCAAGGTTCTGTCCGTGCGATGACATCCGGGAGTTGGCGGTTAGTGTCTCACCAGAAGTTGAATATCCGCAGCGTTTCCCATCCCTAGCAATGCTCGCGCCAGGCGAGTACGTTGGAGTCACTTAGATTTCAGCGACAGTCTAAATGTTGCGAGAAGGGCTTGGCAACGACTCCTTAGGCTGATCGCGTTCAACTTTGGAAACAGACCCTTAAATGGGCGTTGAAGGACAAGACGGCGAGCTGTGGGCAGCTCtggaacccccccccgggggggctTTTTTGAGACAATTGCATCCTCATCCAAGCCACTTCCCTTTGATCCCGTGCGCCACTGCCGCGCCGTTTCGATTTGAAGAGAAGGTGCGATTATCAGGGTCTGGCCACGTCGCGACGCTCACTCGATCGCCACCCTGTGATGtcgatgccgcggccgccatcgcccgtTGTCGCATCCATGCCACCGgcagcatggccgccgacacgGGTGCTTCGCATCAAACCCGCCGGACATGACATGCAACCGGCGAGAACATGGCAACACGTGGTCCCGCGCGGGGCAAAGCGCATCGCAGAGGAATGGAAAGGCGACGCCACTGATGACACCGGCGCTTCGGACACGCTGTCCACGAGGGTTTTGAGTCTCGACTCTTTGCGACACCACCTGAGCTTGATTCAGCTCGAAAAGGCTTGGCCAGACGGGACGGCATAAGCAGTTGGTGGGTAGACTGAGGACTTGGCGCCCTGCCCAGCGTTCGCCGTCCCTTGGGGCACAACACCTCCATGATATGCACCTCTACGCAGACGGATCCCAGGCCAACAGTCGCTCGAGATGAGTGGACGGAGCGCACCTTGGCATCATGGACGGAGCGCGcccagtacgaagtacagtaaCTACGTAATTTACATGCGTAGTCGTTCGAGGCGGAATGGCTTTGGGCCTTGGGAGCCATGGCCAGGGGAACGTGGGCCGGCTGCTTCAAAAGCGAGCGCAACTTGCATACCAAACGCCGTTGGCGTGCTTCGGCAGGGAAGCCGAGTCGTCGTAGTCTGTCAGTGAGCATTCATGCAAGCTTGGCAACACCGATCCGGCCAAGAACGTCGGAGGAGCGGCCGGATCGCTGTTCATTGTTTGTGTCGGGCACGCGCCGTTGCTGTTTTGGCAGCCTCCGTGTGTCCTGGCGAGTCGAGACAGGCGACAAATTGGTTCTCGAAGAGAGGGCAATGGCGTCAACGGAAAGGTCAAGGAGAGGGAGCTGCATGTCTAATTGCCCTGCGCAAAAGAGTTtgtctttttttctttttttcttgcTCGTCTCAAGCAGACGAGACACAGAGCAGGGGGCTTCCTTGGCCGCTTGTGATGAGCGAGATTTGAGGCAAAAGGGTTGAGCTTGAGGGCGATGCGTGGGGTTCCAATTAAGTTAGTTAGTTTAGGCCCCTCCCTGCACGTACTTGGTAACCAGGCCGCGACCAAGTTTTTTCAGAGCTTTGTACTCCAAAGGCAGGACGGGGCCACCTCATTTCGTTTAGAGTGTCTCGGCCGTGGATTGGCTGTCGCACCGCCAGGGGTAGATGAAGGCCGGGCGCCCATTGGCCGTTGCCAGATTTCATGCCCGACTTGGTGGAGGGCACGGGCGCTCCACTCTGCACGGAAGTCGTGCAACACCCCAAGGCCCCAATTTGATGCTTCAGCTTCGTTCGCATGgaacccgccgccgaaccATCTACTGTTGCTTCTCCCGGGCCCCCTCAAAACCTCTCCGCCCTCGTCCGGCATCTCCCACCCCACTCCTCTCTGTCGTCCCAGACGTCCGTCGCTCGTTTGCATTGCGTTCGTTTACGATTCTTCGTCGCAGCCACTCCTTTCTGCTACGCCGCACCATTCGATCGCTCTCTCGTCGCTCACTTATACGGGACGAGAAACCCGGTGTGGTCTGCCAAACACGCTCGCTTCTCTCACCCGCCCACAAAGACAagacacacgcacacgcacacgacCGTaccgtcatcgtcttctcgACGCTATCCATTCTCTTTTCATTTTCTACGGCCGTCCTAGCGACGCCGGGTCCCGCACACTTACACCATCGACACTGAGATTCGCGACGTTCTCGGTGCTGAATCATTCGTTGTCCTGCCGCTCGAGCGAGCCGAAGCCCCAGCAATCACTCGTCCCGCCCGGCAGACGAACGGCCCTTGCCCGTCATGAAGCTGTCTTCTTTGCAGGCCCTTCTGGCATCGGCCACAATAGCGCTCTCTGGCACGGGTGTCGAAGCTAGTAGCGCGCATCAGAGGCTGCATCAGCTCGACCGCAAAGTCTCGCATCTGGGCGGCCATGGTCACGCGCACGCGCATTTCCAATCCGAAAACGAATCCGTCAAGAAGCGAGCAGGAACTTGCAGCTTCTTCCAGCACGAAAGCGTTCTTGCCGTCACACCTAGTGGCATGAACGCTGGCTGGGGCATCCCCAGCGACCGGGAATGCACGTGTGGCAGTTACTGTCCCTATGTCTGCAAATCTCCGTTGCTTCTGGCTCAGTGGAAGCCAGGCACGACGTACAAGCCTGCCGAGTCCATGGTACGAGTGCTGCTACCGTCCACGTCTTGCACATGAGCTAATGAGGGTTAGTTGGGCGGACTGTTCTGCGACAAGAGTGGCGAGCTCTCGAAGCCGTTTCCCGATAGGCCGTATTGTGTTCGGGGCGTTGAGTCTGTCAAGGTCATCAACAAGTGCAAGAGCCAACTGTCCTGGTGCCAGACTATGCTGCCCGGAGACGAGTCCATGATCATCCCCACGCTTATCAAGACGGAATCGCTTATCGCCGTCCCGGATGAAAAGTATTGGGCCAGCACAGCTGCTCAGTAAGGAGGACCCCCCGCCAAAAGACCTGTtcgtgtggtggtggctgaCAATGACGGTAGCTACTACATCAACCCCCCCGGCACTGGTGAAGAGGATTGCAAGTGGGGTGATGACAAGGAGCCTATTGGAAACTGGGCTCCTTTCGTTGCCGGCGCGAAcgcagcgggcggcaagacgtATGTCAAGCTGGGCTGGAACCCCAAGTGGGAAGAGCAACCCAAGTTCAAGGCCTCGGGACCCGGCTTTGGCCTGAGAGTCGAGtgccccgacggcggctgcaaCGGCCTGCCATGTGAGATCGATCCTTCATCCGGCAGTGGCAAAGTCGGGAGTAAGCTTGCGGCGaccggcgctggcggctcTGATTTCTGCGTCGTgaccgtcgaggagggcaagaTGGCACATATCGTCATGTTTGATGGCTCTGGTGGCCCCAAGCCCTCCTCACCCAAGCAGGAAACCTCCACatcggctcctcctcctcctccgccaccaAAGGAAACGTCTACCACGGTGCAGCCCACCACTTCTACCTCCTCGCCCCCACCGATGACCCCTTCAAGCTCGGTGGCCGCCACAACGAATAGCACCTCTTCCGAGGTGTACACGACCCCTGAGTCCACCGCTACGTCTACCAAGAAGGAGCTGCCAACGCTGGTGCCCGGTATCTTCCACGAAAACACCACCACGTCGACTGGCTCCAACCTGAATATCACCAGTACAGTCTCGggcccctcgacgacgtcctcggaCGAACCGCCCAAGACTCACCACACAGTGAACGAGGCTGGTCGGCAGCAGGGCAGCGCCGCTGTGGCCGGCTTGGTTGTGGCGTTCATCGCGGCAGCCGTCCTCTTTTAGTAGGCCATGCCGAAATGCCTTGAaccacggccggccggttgGATTTAATTCTTTGTCAATCTTTGACATGCCCGTCGCCAGGTCGGCTGTTCTCCTTCTCCTGTCTAGGGAGTTTTTTTTATATGGTTTTATGATTCAACGGAGACGCATACTTTTTCCCTTCCTTGCGGCTGGTCTTTGCACATTCCGCCGCCCCTCATTCTTgggccgcgctgctcgaaCGCAGCGTTCTGTTCGCCTACATATAGGGCTTCGCGAACTTGGCGCGTTTCTTCCTCCGTCTGGATCAACGCGACCCTGACCTTGGGGCTCTCGGTTAAGACGGTCCCGCCATCCTATATGAGTGGAGTCCATGACTCGGATGGGCTTCTCGACAGCCGCTCATCTTCTTGGGCCACATTTTTTTTTAATTCTCGGTCGATACCCTTTTACGCATTGGTGATTttcgggctggctgggggtTGGAAACAGCGAAGGAGGTTTTATTTGGACGATTTTCACGTACATTGGGGATGACGGGAGATTGGAGTTGGCCGCATTATCATACTTGTTGACAAGCTTTGTCGGGGGGAGAGGGGTGTTGGCCCTTATTTCGGGGTCGAGCCTACTGGGTCTCGTCACATTTTGGATATGCTCACGTGGCTAAATGGGACGGCACGCTCGCAAAGCATGCATTCATCATGTTGGATCATTCGTGCATGCGTCGTGATCGGGATCTGTACACGCATGGCAGTGCATACTCGTGACATACAAACCGTTTAAAACTGATCAATGTCTGTCATAACTTGACGCCTCTCCTTCATTGGGTATCTTGCAGAGTTTGTCTCCGTGCTCCAGCTTGGCTCTTCCCGTCCAGCCGAGCCGagccgcgctcctcgccctccctcgTCGCAAGCGCCGCTCAAGTCTTGACCCAGCCGGGCACATCGTCGGGATCGTAGGCCTCGTCGTACTTGCGCTCCTTGATAGCCTGCCACACGGGtggccagccggccagcagggGGCCCTTAGACTTTgcgccgatgatggcgaacctgccttggccgtgggcgacgaagccgtgcATGAAGTCCTGCTGGATGAGGGTGGCGACCATcatctcgacgtcgacgagcttgacggGGGCGTTGCCGTGGAGGAGCCCCTCGTTGGCGCGCAGGCGCTTGGGCCCGCCGGGGGGCGGGACGAGGGTCGTCTCGGCGGGCACCTGGACGTTGCTGGTGATGGCCTTCATGAAGATGGCGTTGACGTTGTGGGGGCGGCCGCGGACGACCTGGCTggagggcagccagccctcgaggcgacgctggacgaagatgacggcggtatggaggtcggcgaggtcgagggtggcggcgcggcgcgactCATCGGCGGAGGGGGCGACGTAGGTGAGGAGAAAGGTcttgcgggcgagggagcgcCACAGCTGGGGCCGCAGGCGGTAGCACATCTGGACGTAGAGGCCCTTCTCCCAGAGCCAGggctggtgggcggcgaggtggtcCTGGAAGGCGGGGAAGTTGCcggcgcggatggcgcgGCAGAGGGGCAGGAAGACGGGGGCGAGggagtcggcggcctcggggcgggcgaggaggagctgcgaggggaagcggccgaggagcatgTTGCAGGGGACGAGGTAGGTGAGGATGTCGCGGCGGTGGGAGACGAGCTGCGCGGGGGTCTGCAGGTAGGCCTGCTCGAGGCAGAGCGCCGCGCGCAGGTAGTGGTTCATGGCGAAGTTGAAGCGCCCGAGGTAGTAGAGGTAGGtgacgcgctgggcggcggggtagaggtgcagcggcggcgagctg is part of the Purpureocillium takamizusanense chromosome 7, complete sequence genome and encodes:
- the DBP7 gene encoding RNA helicase (EggNog:ENOG503NUZC~COG:A~BUSCO:EOG09260KNR); translation: MADDGMLLNFELGPEPLKTQVKFKGGRWRDRKRAERGARLASERGETTKNETDDGARFTKRRRVEDEDTDGTPSYRTGPRPSFSKRPEGPRQDTSQSGFSGHHKSHAGDAPKGNRQVISRLFSFNPAQTTAVEEKEGEWTAPQATNAPLSDVANFGSLTLSSRLVDELAKMKLERPTAIQQKVIPHLLSNSSDAFVQAETGSGKTFSYLLPIIHRVLLLSAGGDKQIHRNSGIFAIIVSPTRELAKQVHTVLEQLIRPFPWLVSTAITGGESKKAEKARIRKGVNFLVATPGRLADHIDNTKALSLGTVRWLILDEGDRLMDLGFEDDLKKAIESLRVIPIVTQTDKGTPLDTLPDRRVTVLCSATMKMNVQKLGEMSLADATFLTAEKGDDDPTAENAVHKAPAQLHQTYIVVPSKLRLVTLVSYLKSVFSRRGRTMKAIIFMSCADSVDFHYELLRKPDESDAPQSASRDAELVSKTVSKAAYFTSAASPEVVLHRMHGSLSQPVRTATLRSFSACKTPSLLITTDVSSRGLDIPSVDLVIEYDPAFSFADHIHRVGRTARAGRSGDAALFLLPGAEEGYIELLKSSTPPSSQPYEAILKKGLMAKLEFPVETSAKPEDAHSYHDKAETLQLHLEQRLLNDAKRLELARNGFKSHIRAYATHVKDERVHFDITQLHLGHVAKSFGLREAPGGIGAGIERKAKKKGSRDAPKSDRGQEQQPAGDVIKRKSMMLMRAAADEFNIG
- a CDS encoding uncharacterized protein (COG:S~TransMembrane:2 (i22-46o52-70i)~EggNog:ENOG502S5TF) produces the protein MIVFGLSIALLEFQIPPQISRYASFLFSFLGRGIFYIFLGCLILGTHVLQKIAGGIVGIVGIGYVVLEFIPSIEPPSNMREADVAGWGAEQV
- the MEF2 gene encoding Ribosome-releasing factor 2, mitochondrial (COG:J~EggNog:ENOG503NV1B), which translates into the protein MIAFTLIRCARPAGRCLAAGNRACAALPAAPVTVRLYSQAATQDHPRLEDIRNIGIIAHVDAGKTTTTERMLYYSGVTQRVGDVDSGNTVTDFLELERERGITIQSAAITFHWPRAQDCTPGVQPKTVNLIDTPGHQDFRFEVDRCLPILDGAVCIIDSVKGVEAHTERVWASAHEFMIPRIAYCNKLDREGASFKKSVLEIGTRLKGWPLVCQLPWWEKDEFVGVIDVVSRVGYRWKSERQKIRYAPDELLDALATSNPTLIKELNLARQRLIEGLADVDEAVMDEFLAENTDMPAPFLKQAIRRAIQNGDGRVIPVFAGSSFRHIGVEPLMDAITDYLPNPSERPDVEVRVGSAKHHMEQLLKAKDKKGGRGNVASVAAVFKVSNHPQEGVISFVRVYHGTLMRNAATFNTNLMTQERPMGILQISASKTHDIPELAVGQIGALRGLKHARTGDTLITTTSGKTVAEGFRHMQIRPPEIPPPVAFLQVDPYGNVAAQQLQTALENASREDPSLRWGRNPKTEQFTIQGMGKLHLDVSLYNMRQKHKIDAEFGQIEVDYKECVTAPTQPHHVVFDRPIASKPGKVACTATLEPMEGHHIKDLLEWGVERDGNIFQISIPAPEGEDTLPFDVEEARHQLLNGAIAGLARGPRRASPMNNCLVKVELDMSEGALESPTGGHFSSAARAAVQAVLRDAFDKHQIGVLEPIMLAHITCPEAAAGSVQHDITAGAGGHILEVINRTAESPSALGEVELVDASRIYAPPDPYDSVTSLRGKKSTTRMVEIVAKVPYKEMLDYDDHLRSKTAGRHSMTMSFDSFARVVGHREKGL
- a CDS encoding uncharacterized protein (TransMembrane:1 (n6-17c24/25o450-467i)~EggNog:ENOG503NVKV~COG:S~CAZy:GH132~SECRETED:SignalP(1-24~SECRETED:cutsite=VEA-SS~SECRETED:prob=0.8042)); protein product: MKLSSLQALLASATIALSGTGVEASSAHQRLHQLDRKVSHLGGHGHAHAHFQSENESVKKRAGTCSFFQHESVLAVTPSGMNAGWGIPSDRECTCGSYCPYVCKSPLLLAQWKPGTTYKPAESMLGGLFCDKSGELSKPFPDRPYCVRGVESVKVINKCKSQLSWCQTMLPGDESMIIPTLIKTESLIAVPDEKYWASTAAHYYINPPGTGEEDCKWGDDKEPIGNWAPFVAGANAAGGKTYVKLGWNPKWEEQPKFKASGPGFGLRVECPDGGCNGLPCEIDPSSGSGKVGSKLAATGAGGSDFCVVTVEEGKMAHIVMFDGSGGPKPSSPKQETSTSAPPPPPPPKETSTTVQPTTSTSSPPPMTPSSSVAATTNSTSSEVYTTPESTATSTKKELPTLVPGIFHENTTTSTGSNLNITSTVSGPSTTSSDEPPKTHHTVNEAGRQQGSAAVAGLVVAFIAAAVLF